One window of the Sciurus carolinensis chromosome 8, mSciCar1.2, whole genome shotgun sequence genome contains the following:
- the LOC124990599 gene encoding olfactory receptor-like protein OLF3 encodes MERDNQTWEGEFILLGLSSDWDTQVSLFVLLLAMYLVTVLGNFLIVLLIRLDGRLHTPMYFFLTNLSLVDVSYATSIVPQLLVHFLAEHKGIPFLSCAAQLFFSLALGGIEFVLLAVMAYDRYVAVCDPLRYSVIMHGGLCTRLAIASWVSGSINSLMQTTITFQLPMCTNKYIDHISCEILAVVRLACVDTSSNEVAIVVSSIVLLMTPFFLVLLSYIQIISTILKIRSTQGRRKAFHTCASHLTVVTLCYGTTIFTYTQPHSSPSVLQEKLISLFYATMIPMLNPMIYSLRNKEVKGAWQKLLGQFSGLTSKLARR; translated from the coding sequence atggaacgAGATAACCAGACATGGGAGGGTGAATTTATCCTCCTCGGACTGTCCAGTGACTGGGACACCCAAGTCTCCCTCTTTGTCCTGCTCTTGGCCATGTACCTGGTGACAGTGCTGGGGAACTTCCTCATTGTTCTCCTGATCCGACTGGACGGCCggctccacactcccatgtacttcttcctcaccAACCTCTCCCTGGTGGATGTGTCCTATGCCACAAGCATCGTCCCTCAGCTGCTGGTACACTTCCTCGCGGAACACAAAGGCATCCCATTCCTGAGCTGTGCTGCCCAGTTATTTTTCTCCCTGGCCTTGGGTGGGATTGAGTTTGTTctgctggcagtgatggcctatgaccgctatgtggcagTGTGTGACCCCCTGCGGTACTCAGTCATCATGCATGGGGGACTGTGCACTCGGTTGGCCATCGCGTCCTGGGTCAGTGGCTCCATCAACTCTCTCATGCAGACCACCATCACGTTCCAGCTGCCCATGTGCACAAACAAGTATATTGATCACATATCCTGTGAAATTCTAGCTGTGGTCAGGCTGGCCTGTGTGGACACCTCCTCCAATGAAGTTGCCATCGTGGTTTCTAGCATAGTGCTGCTCATGACGCCCTTCTTCCTGGTCCTCTTGTCCTACATCCAGATCATCTCCACCATCCTGAAGATCCGGTccacacagggaaggaggaaagccTTCCACACCTGTGCCTCTCACCTCACTGTGGTCACCTTATGCTATGGTACTACCATTTTCACCTACACCCAACCCCACTCCAGTCCCTCTGTCCTTCAGGAGAAGCTGATCTCTCTCTTCTATGCCACCATGATACCCATGCTGAACCCCATGATTTATAGTCTACGGAATAAGGAGGTGAAGGGTGCCTGGCAGAAACTATTAGGACAATTCTCTGGGTTAACCTCAAAACTGGCAAGGCGATGA